In Cydia pomonella isolate Wapato2018A chromosome 27, ilCydPomo1, whole genome shotgun sequence, a single genomic region encodes these proteins:
- the LOC133532417 gene encoding zinc finger protein 595-like, with product MNAHSRARNVFCATCLSQGRQMFTMPLQDIKPVSMFYKELTLTNNDKICWECKHFVIKMVNFKFRALKAQSTLAVMINKQPISLPSLSKLRISKGTHLEITNPPQKMTTEQNPDPLMDILKSEPDLDYALNNGWNVELAPIESGEKDEVTFEVYQHKVKPSETLDTVLKLEPVAERETPGAREASVFQEPVPERPTSGVWGGVGFADATLMSLLNRRQMSYPPISAVLQRKLPMMEVPSLRILPKNPIPVINVQKRSLEKTSEKPVPDPSGPCFTEERLTEEERQRWWESKKENEFYTDRIEVFKCKKCVEPFSTRRTFLSHEKMHTELFGKHSCKICELRFHTEQALATHKDTHYRLLKCTRCAHTWDSHNSMRLHCEIEHRIPVTVWTCVICLKELTEYGRYLNHLRGHGRESCPQCGKGVFVARMKCHMLTHKVVDRPFNCSECHKSFKIKQHLTLHVTRVHSSKDEMMYCAQCDKQFKHSYSYNHHMKYASEHISKGNLMHNCTECSRVFPTRGFLRQHVARMHSNERKYECPVCHEMFKSSATRTRHRRQAHENFIAPKDKICDHCGKAFKDKKTLSDHINMHTGNRPFVCTLCGADFGYKSALYLHGRYKHKIPKKNNRLAIKEVKVNTEEAVDDKLDQVNSAAINKKSPIFKS from the exons ATGAATGCCCACAGTAGAGCTCGGAACGTCTTTTGCGCGACATGTCTAAGCCAGGGCAGACAAATGTTTACGATGCCGTTACAAGACATCAAACCCGTTTCTATGTTTTATAAAGAATTGACG cTGACCAACAACGACAAGATTTGCTGGGAGTGCAaacattttgttataaaaatggtCAACTTCAAATTCAGAGCCCTAAAAGCGCAGAGTACTCTTGCGGTCAtgataaataaacaa CCAATATCACTTCCAAGTCTATCCAAGCTTAGAATATCCAAGGGCACACACTTGGAAATAACAAACCCACCTCAAAAAATGACTACAGAACAAAACCCAGATCCGCTTATGGATATATTGAAATCTGAACCTGACTTGGATTATGCTCTAAATAATGGATGGAACGTGGAGCTTGCACCCATAGAATCAGGCGAAAAAGATGAAGTTACGTTTGAAGTGTATCAACATAAAGTAAAACCAAGTGAAACACTTGACACTGTGCTTAAACTTGAACCTGTAGCTGAACGTGAAACTCCTGGAGCTAGGGAAGCTAGTGTGTTTCAAGAACCTGTACCTGAAAGACCAACTTCTGGAGTTTGGGGTGGAGTTGGATTTGCGGATGCAACATTAATGTCACTCTTAAATAGAAGAC aaatgtCATACCCACCAATAAGCGCAGTACTCcaacgaaaactaccaatgATGGAAGTTCCTTCATTACGAATTCTACCAAAAAACCCTATACCTGTGATAAATGTACAAAAACGCTCACTTGAAAAGACTTCGGAAAAGCCAGTACCCGATCCATCAGGCCCTTGTTTTACAGAAGAGAGATTGACAGAAGAGGAGAGACAGAGATGGTGGGAGAGTAAGAAGGAGAATGAGTTTTATACAGATAGAATAGAAGTGTTTAAATGTAAGAAATGTGTGGAGCCCTTTTCGACGCGGAGGACGTTTTTGAGTCATGAGAAGATGCATACTGAG TTGTTTGGCAAGCATTCCTGCAAGATTTGCGAGCTAAGGTTCCATACTGAGCAAGCCCTGGCGACACATAAGGACACGCATTATAG ACTGTTGAAGTGTACCCGCTGCGCTCACACGTGGGACTCCCATAACTCCATGCGGCTGCACTGCGAGATCGAACATAGGATCCCAGTTACTGTCTGGACTTGCGTCATCTGTTTAAAAGAATTGAC GGAGTACGGAAGATATTTGAACCACCTGCGCGGCCACGGCCGCGAGTCCTGCCCTCAGTGTGGGAAGGGGGTCTTCGTCGCCCGCATGAAGTGCCACATGCT TACGCATAAGGTCGTCGACCGACCATTCAACTGCTCAGAGTGCCACAAGAGTTTCAAAATCAAACAACACCTCACATTGCACGTCACCCGGGTGCATTCTTCC AAGGATGAAATGATGTATTGCGCACAATGTGACAAGCAGTTCAAACACAGCTACTCGTACAATCATCACATGAAGTACGCAAGCGAACATATTTCCAAGGGAAACCTCAT GCATAATTGCACAGAGTGTAGTCGAGTGTTCCCGACTCGCGGTTTTCTGCGGCAGCACGTGGCCAGAATGCACAGCAACGAACGGAAATACGAGTGCCCAGTGTGCCACGAG ATGTTCAAGTCATCGGCGACCCGGACGCGGCACCGGCGGCAGGCGCACGAGAACTTTATCGCGCCCAAAGACAAGATATGCGACCACTGCGGGAAGGCCTTCAAG GATAAAAAAACCCTCTCAGATCACATAAACATGCACACAGGCAACCGGCCGTTCGTGTGCACGCTGTGCGGGGCGGACTTCGGGTACAAGAGCGCCCTCTATCTGCACGGACGGTACAAGCACAAGATACCGAAGAAAAATAATAGGCTGGCTATTAAGGAAGTTAAAGTGAACACTGAAGAGGCAGTTGATGACAAGTTAGACCAGGTTAACTCTGCAGCCATTAATAAAAAGTCAcctatatttaaatcataa